A region from the Streptosporangium sp. NBC_01756 genome encodes:
- the pdxR gene encoding MocR-like pyridoxine biosynthesis transcription factor PdxR, with amino-acid sequence MPRIPVDLPVSVDRAAPMALTVQLGDRLRTAMRDGTLKSGERLPSTRALARQLSISRTVVTEAYQQLYAEGWLDGRHGSGTYVADLVIHTPSAAPRLPGSGDTASGPGPADGSALPGLSSSGRRGEGVRPGRPDGPAGAPAAGGRGGQPVDLRPGQPWVRDYDQAAWRRAWRRAADLPPGDSPDPYGLPALREALAVHLRRTRAIAVGPENIMVTRGTGNGLDLVAATLLRPGHRAGVEDPGYRVARHVFAARGAEIVPCPVDEDGVVVDRLPDGLRVLYTTPAHQYPLGGRLPVPRRERLLDWARRTGAIIVEDDYDAEFRYDVAPLPALHGLDPGRVVLLGTLSKSLAPDIGVGWLVAPPDLLAAVAATRARLSDRTSGPAQQAVAVMLEGGDLDRHLRRMRLEYARRRAAIVDVLGPRVMGDTAGLHVMIELPAGIIPSLLTEAAERGVLLDSTARHHHGEVRRHGLVIGYGSASLADVRRGITVIADLIGSRLAN; translated from the coding sequence TTGCCACGCATCCCTGTTGACCTGCCCGTATCGGTGGACCGTGCGGCTCCCATGGCCCTCACGGTCCAGCTCGGCGACCGGCTCCGCACCGCCATGCGTGACGGCACCCTCAAATCCGGCGAACGCCTGCCCTCCACCCGCGCCCTCGCCCGCCAGCTGTCCATCAGCCGCACCGTCGTCACCGAGGCGTACCAGCAGCTCTACGCCGAAGGCTGGCTCGACGGCCGCCACGGCTCCGGCACCTACGTGGCGGACCTGGTCATCCACACCCCGTCCGCGGCTCCCCGTCTTCCCGGTTCCGGGGACACCGCCTCCGGCCCCGGCCCGGCCGACGGCTCCGCCCTACCGGGCCTGTCCTCTTCCGGCCGGCGGGGTGAGGGCGTCCGCCCGGGCCGACCGGACGGTCCCGCCGGGGCGCCCGCGGCCGGCGGGCGCGGCGGACAGCCGGTCGACCTGCGGCCCGGGCAACCGTGGGTCCGCGACTACGACCAGGCGGCCTGGCGCAGGGCGTGGCGGAGGGCGGCCGACCTGCCACCGGGAGACAGCCCGGACCCTTACGGTCTCCCGGCCCTCCGTGAGGCCCTGGCCGTACACCTGCGCAGGACCCGGGCGATCGCCGTCGGGCCGGAGAACATCATGGTCACCCGGGGCACCGGCAACGGTCTCGACCTCGTCGCCGCCACGCTCCTCCGCCCCGGGCACCGGGCGGGCGTGGAGGACCCCGGCTACCGCGTCGCCAGGCACGTCTTCGCCGCGCGGGGCGCCGAGATCGTGCCCTGCCCGGTCGACGAGGACGGTGTCGTCGTCGACCGGCTCCCCGACGGCCTGCGCGTCCTCTACACCACGCCCGCCCACCAGTACCCGCTGGGAGGGCGTCTGCCCGTCCCGCGCAGAGAACGCCTTCTCGACTGGGCCCGCCGTACCGGCGCGATCATCGTGGAGGACGACTACGACGCCGAGTTCCGCTACGACGTCGCTCCGCTGCCCGCCCTGCACGGCCTCGACCCGGGCCGGGTGGTCCTGCTCGGCACGCTCTCCAAGTCGCTCGCCCCCGATATCGGTGTCGGCTGGCTGGTCGCCCCGCCGGACCTGCTCGCCGCCGTCGCCGCGACCCGTGCGCGGCTGAGCGACCGCACCAGCGGGCCGGCCCAGCAGGCGGTGGCCGTCATGCTGGAGGGCGGGGACCTGGACCGGCACCTGCGCCGCATGCGGCTGGAGTACGCTCGCCGCCGCGCCGCCATCGTGGACGTCCTCGGCCCCAGGGTGATGGGCGACACCGCGGGACTGCACGTCATGATCGAGCTCCCGGCCGGAATCATCCCGTCCCTCCTCACGGAGGCGGCGGAGCGCGGTGTGCTGCTGGACTCGACGGCCCGGCACCATCACGGCGAGGTGCGCCGGCACGGGCTGGTGATCGGGTACGGCTCCGCCTCGCTGGCCGACGTCCGGCGCGGGATCACGGTGATCGCCGATCTGATCGGCTCCCGGCTGGCCAACTAA
- a CDS encoding pyridoxamine 5'-phosphate oxidase family protein, whose product MLSMTPRTTLNRSKNRGRTDREDLYAVLDAGLICHLGVVVDGSPRVVPTGYGRIGDTLYLHGSTGATSLRDSGDVCVTVTHLDGVVLARSVFNHSLNYRSAMIYGRPRRVEEEGEHLAGLRAITEQLAPGQWNTARLPSRKELAATAVLALSLAEASVKVRQGPPLDDEEDYALPVWAGVLPLHSSWGTPQADPAMPVDLEVPGHIASRTMTLG is encoded by the coding sequence ATGCTCTCCATGACTCCCCGCACCACGCTCAACCGCTCCAAGAACCGGGGCCGGACCGATCGCGAAGATCTGTACGCGGTGCTCGACGCCGGCCTGATCTGCCACCTGGGTGTCGTGGTCGACGGATCCCCGAGGGTCGTCCCCACCGGCTACGGCCGGATCGGCGACACCCTCTACCTGCACGGATCCACCGGCGCCACCTCTCTGCGGGACAGCGGCGACGTCTGCGTCACGGTGACCCACCTGGACGGCGTCGTGCTGGCCCGCTCGGTATTCAACCACTCGCTCAACTACCGCTCGGCCATGATCTACGGCCGGCCCCGTCGCGTCGAGGAGGAGGGAGAGCACCTGGCCGGCCTGCGCGCGATCACCGAGCAACTCGCCCCGGGCCAGTGGAACACCGCCCGCCTGCCGAGCAGGAAGGAGCTCGCGGCGACCGCCGTGCTCGCCCTCTCCCTTGCCGAGGCGTCGGTGAAGGTGCGGCAGGGCCCGCCGCTCGACGACGAGGAGGACTACGCGCTGCCGGTCTGGGCCGGGGTGCTGCCGCTCCACTCGTCCTGGGGGACTCCGCAGGCCGACCCCGCCATGCCCGTGGACCTGGAGGTCCCCGGGCACATCGCGTCCCGGACCATGACCCTCGGCTGA
- a CDS encoding serine/threonine-protein kinase — MARHDADDILVAIKYLSDELRNDVGFVARFRHEARVLNTLDSPHAVRLYDYVEAGEGAAIVMELVDGVALRTLLRSEGPTGPEAALLVLKGALLGLATAHTAGIVHRDFKPENVMVEADGTSRLVDFGIAVRSGDGDTPAGTPPYMAPEQWAGAPAGPSTDVYAATVVFFECLTGTRPFRATNLAALARQHQATPPPVEEVPPALQGLVERGLAKHPADRPPTATAFLTELEAVAADAYGPEWQERGRRRLAGLVAILASLLPLEIHEPESSTSLAQTDLGGHDATSTSGGGRTTHASGRTSVLRKSSTKFLIALGCVAVISGVSAVLVNTGDSTVIRTQGVAGTPSVSPSEPVESVFSTDEPDEPTQEPTAETTPSSTASPSASPPAVPSGEPTSAPTSSPAATGKPTKKPAKKTTKKPTKKPSSPTSSAEESSPSDTVNATPSRRPSTRPTPTPTAGPTRTAQPTAQPTTRPTTRPPTPQPTDTGSPSASTSPTSNPTPSDSEGGGNSDTPARSADRENPDTASRSAGVGNSDTASRSADKETSDAPSRSEGRGNSHTPAHSADKENPGDEGSSAPARTSRVETLPSAVLLLGLVTGGAVPFTLTVKGGVAGRHRRRP; from the coding sequence ATGGCACGGCACGACGCCGATGACATCCTGGTAGCGATCAAATACCTGTCCGACGAGCTCAGGAACGACGTCGGCTTCGTCGCGCGCTTCCGGCACGAGGCACGGGTGCTCAACACACTCGACAGCCCGCACGCCGTCCGGCTCTACGACTACGTCGAGGCCGGCGAGGGCGCGGCCATCGTCATGGAACTGGTGGACGGCGTCGCCCTGCGCACGCTCCTGCGGTCGGAGGGGCCGACCGGCCCCGAGGCGGCGCTGCTCGTGCTCAAGGGCGCCCTGCTCGGCCTGGCGACGGCGCACACGGCCGGCATCGTGCACCGCGACTTCAAACCAGAGAACGTGATGGTCGAGGCCGACGGCACGAGCAGGCTCGTCGACTTCGGCATCGCGGTCCGCTCGGGTGACGGGGACACTCCCGCGGGCACGCCGCCCTACATGGCCCCCGAGCAGTGGGCGGGCGCCCCGGCCGGGCCGTCCACCGATGTCTACGCCGCGACCGTCGTGTTCTTCGAGTGCCTGACGGGCACCAGGCCGTTCCGCGCGACGAACCTCGCCGCGCTGGCCCGGCAGCACCAGGCCACGCCGCCGCCGGTCGAGGAGGTGCCGCCGGCCCTGCAAGGCCTGGTGGAGCGGGGCCTGGCCAAACATCCGGCCGACCGGCCGCCGACCGCCACCGCCTTCCTCACCGAACTGGAGGCGGTCGCCGCCGACGCCTACGGGCCGGAGTGGCAGGAGCGGGGCCGCCGCCGTCTGGCCGGGCTCGTCGCGATCCTGGCGTCGCTGCTTCCACTGGAGATCCACGAGCCCGAGTCCAGCACCTCGCTGGCCCAGACGGATCTCGGCGGACACGATGCCACGTCGACGTCCGGCGGTGGTCGCACCACGCACGCATCCGGCAGGACGTCGGTGCTCCGCAAGAGCAGCACCAAGTTCCTGATCGCCCTCGGGTGCGTCGCGGTGATCAGCGGGGTGAGCGCGGTGCTGGTCAACACCGGCGACAGCACCGTGATCCGGACGCAGGGCGTGGCCGGCACGCCGAGCGTTTCCCCCTCGGAGCCGGTGGAGTCGGTCTTCTCGACCGACGAGCCCGACGAGCCCACGCAGGAACCGACTGCGGAGACCACACCCTCGTCGACCGCGAGCCCCTCCGCCAGCCCGCCGGCCGTACCCAGCGGTGAGCCGACCTCGGCACCCACCTCCTCACCGGCGGCCACCGGGAAACCGACGAAGAAGCCAGCAAAGAAGACGACGAAGAAGCCGACGAAGAAGCCGTCCTCACCGACCTCGTCGGCGGAGGAGAGCTCTCCTTCCGACACCGTGAACGCCACTCCGTCCAGGCGCCCGTCGACGCGGCCGACCCCCACCCCGACGGCCGGCCCCACGCGGACCGCGCAGCCCACGGCACAGCCGACAACACGGCCCACGACACGGCCTCCGACACCGCAGCCGACGGACACCGGCTCCCCCTCGGCGTCGACCAGCCCGACGAGCAACCCCACCCCCTCGGACTCGGAGGGCGGGGGGAATTCCGACACCCCCGCACGCTCGGCGGACAGGGAGAACCCCGACACCGCCTCGCGCTCGGCGGGCGTGGGGAATTCCGACACCGCCTCGCGCTCGGCGGACAAGGAAACCTCTGACGCCCCCTCGCGCTCGGAAGGCAGGGGGAACTCCCACACCCCCGCACACTCGGCGGACAAGGAAAACCCCGGTGACGAGGGATCGTCGGCACCGGCCCGTACGTCCCGCGTCGAGACGCTTCCCTCGGCGGTCCTGCTCCTGGGACTGGTGACGGGCGGTGCCGTTCCGTTCACACTGACGGTGAAGGGCGGGGTGGCCGGACGCCACCGAAGGCGGCCTTAG